Within the Nitrospiraceae bacterium genome, the region GATCTTGAGTACGGCGATCGGCGGATCGAGCTGGCCATTGTCGGAGAGGACATGGATTCAGCCGACCTGAGTCGTCGTTTGGATGCCTGCCTTCTGACCAGTGCGGAATTGCTATTGGATGAAGATCGCTGGGAAGCGTTTATAGACCCCTTTAAAAAACCGAGTTGGGAAAAAAGGCAGGCAAGGGGTTCACGTGGAAATTCATCGGACTAGGATGCAAACAGGTTGTTCCATGCATTGACAAGAAGGGAAGCGATGGGACGGTATTGTCAGGTGACCGGTAAGAAGCCGATGGCAGGTCACAATGTAAGCCATGCCAATAATAGAACCAAGCGGCGGTTTTTCCCGAATCTGCATCGGAAACGCTATTTTCTGCCGGAAGAGAATCGTTGAATTACCCTGTCGGTTTCAACACACGGCATGAAAATTATCGATAAAAAGGGGCTGGCCCGCGTCGTCGCCGATCTGCGTGTGGCCGGAGAGAAAATCTAAGGCTCCACAGGAAAAGGTTAGGTGCAGGCTGCCAACCATGGCGTGACGAGTCGGCAATCAGGATTGTGTTCTCTCTCAAAATCATGCGATGCACACGTCAAAATAGAAGACCATGGTAACACAGTTGTGGTCCAGACATCTGGAGTGTGTGAGTCCCGCCTGCCTGATCAGGCAGGCGGGACTGAGCCGGTGAAGAAGTTAACTCACTTGGACCATGCCATGGTCGTCGCAATGAGCACCGTGCGGAAAATGCAAATGGCCATCAACCAGATAGTCGATATGATTGCCGTGCGGAACCGTTTGATGCCCGCATGTAGGTCCATGGCGATGGGAGGACTCATGTGCCTCGCAATCGTGGTTGGGCGTACAATCGGCGGGATTCGCAGTCCCTACAGCTAAGGTGTGTTCATCCACATGTTCATTGTGCGGGAAATGCAGATGTCCATCATGAAGGTAATCCTGATGGTCCTCGTGCCGGATAAGGGTATGGCCACAATCGGGGCCGTGTGTGTGGGGATGTTCGTCATGAATACGATGGTCGCTCATGATGCCTCCTTGTATTAACTGTGAATTCGTCCTTCCAGAGAAGCACGCCCCACCTTAGAAAAATCTGGAAGGATTGTCAAAGGATTGTCGCCCATGGGCACCGTGGTTTTTCCGGTGTCGGAGCAACAATCACAATGAGCGGCTTTTTCTTTCATTGGTAATGGGAAAATGTCCAAGATGATTAAAGGTCATGGTGAGGCGGGATGTGCAGAAAGAGTCATGGCCCGTCATTCGTCGTGGCTGACCGCACATGGCCTACTCAAACCCTTTGTGAGATTTTGATGACTAGTTGTAATCGAGTTACAAGTAAGCTGGCCGGGAATGTTTAGCTGCCTTTTGAATTGCGGTTCCCCGATGATTCCTGGGAGGCGTATGGAATTTAAAATCTCAGGTAAACCTCACCGGCAAGAAGTACTGTCGAGGAAATGATGATCGATTGATATGGAGAAACTTTATGCCCATCTATGAATATCAAGCCGAGTATTGCTTGAAGTCACTGTTTTGTCCCAAGAGGTTCTCCTTTTGGCAGAACATGTCTGACCCTCCCGTCTCCGAATGTCAGGAATGCGGAGCCCCACTGGAGCGGGTGATGTCCACATTTTCTGCGGCAGCGGATATCCTGGCGTATGGTCATGCCGTTGCCAATCCTCCAGCGGGATCGCAAGCTCCTCCCGCTACCCAACAAAATATCTTTGGAGGGGGATTGGGGATTCAGGGTTGTGGCCACGATTGTCGAACGCACCATATGCCCTCGCCACACAAAAAAGGCTTTTGATGCCGCCAGCAGAATGACTTCAGGGAAGGGCCCTGTCGATTTGAGGCGCACCATTGCGTCGACAGAAACCATCAGATTCATAGCGACGCTTGAAACTTTGACAAGTGGCAAACCGATAGATGCGCATCCGTTCGTTGTTCGAATGGACGGTGCGGCGGAAGGAGTTCCGCGTTATTCCGGTCCTAAGCGCCAATACGTAGAGACGCGGGTTTTCTGTGTACAGGTGGAAGATTCCACCGGAAATGGTCAACCGGTCTGTAGATTTCCTCGGGGTAACCTGCCCTTTTCACAGACCTGACGAATCGTGGGCATTCACGAACACTCATTTTTCCCGGTGCTTAGGCAGTTCCCGATTGACGTACGGGTGTGGGGCACATACTGGGACCGGTGTGACGCAGGCTTGTCTCCGTTCGAACAGTGATGTGTATGAAATTTGCAGCCCTGGTGATGTAACCGTCGATTCATCCACCCGGCTCCAATCAGCACTCCCGCGCCGCTGATCATGAACAGGGTTTCGCCGGCCTGACCATCTTCCCACCAAATGCGGCCATACATCATTAACATCAATCCTATCCCGGACAGAATGAGCGGAGCCGGTTTTCGATGGATAGGGATGCTGAGTATTTGGCTTCCCAGGGCCAGGCATCCCACGATTCCCATGAGGATCCAGTCGAGGATGTGAGCGGTCTCCGGAAGGAAGAGGGATAAGATTTCAGGCTGTGATCCGACGACAAGAGGAAGAACTAAGACTGCGAAAGGCGTCAATGAGCATTCAAGGGCACAAAGAAATGAGGCGGTCATTCCGGCGCGTGCCAGTTTGTCTTCGAGTGTGTTCATGAATTGTTCCTGTGTGAGAAGAGCGTAAGGTTTAACTCAGAACGGGTTTACCATCAGGGAATGGTTTGCCTGAGCACAGGATGAAGAACTGATTCAATGCTGCGCTCACCATCTTTACATGATATCGGGTCCTCTGGACCGGACTTGATCCGACTCTGGCGTCTATCGCTGATTCATGTGGTTGGAAAGTGAGGGGGATTGGCAGATGGTCGGCCGGAAATGACCACCCATTTTTATTTTCATGCAGATGAAAATTTTTTTCATTAGGGTTCTGTTTTTTATGAATCAGTGGGCGGGAAAGCTGTCAATTGAATGCGATGAAAGTGAGCCGGTTACAAAAAACGTATAAAGAAGCCTTACGGACAGCGGGTTACCGTTTTACCCGCCCGAGGCAGGCGGTTCTGCAGGTGCTACAAAGAGCCGACCATCCTTTGAGTGCCTTGGAGGTGTTCAGGCGACTGCAGGAAGAGCACGTGTCGATCGATCGGGTTACGGTATACCGGAGTTTAGCGGTACTGTCCCGGCTGGGCTTGGTGGCGCAATTGGCGTTTGTCCAGGAGGGGCAATTCCGCTATGAATGGCGGGATGGTCGTGTTCTCTCTTCCCATGTGCGTTGTCAGCAATGCGGAAGAATTGAATCGCTTTGTCTTCCCTCGTTGAAACGACTTAAATTCCTGATTAAAAGTAAGACCAGTTTCCTCGTGAATGACCAGTCTTTGGAATTCAACGGCTTGTGCCCCGACTGTCAATAAAGCCATGAAATCCTTTGGTCTTCATCTTTCAAGGATCGGGTCATTGGCGTCTTTGGTTTGCGCCATCCATTGTGCCCTCACGCCGATAGTGCTGTTAAGTTTGCCCTTCATTCTTTCGCATTCGTCCGGAGAATGGAATGGGATTCTGGAAATGATGCTTGGTGAAAATACAGAATGGCTGTTCCTTGGAGGGATCGGGCTGCTGGCAGGATTCGGATTGTTGGCCACCTATTCCGTTCATCGTGACAAGAGGCCTGCTTTCCTATCCGGAATCGGTGTGGTTGTGTTATTGATCTCGCGTGTGTGGATGGATCACCAAAGTCCCGGAGAGATCGCCCTGGATGTTACGGGAGCATGCGTTATTGCATGGGCCGGATTGTGGAACCGGCGGCTTTGCCGTTGCGTCGGCTGCCATCAACATGGGCCATAAACCCAGGGCACTATTTCTGTGCGGGGTTTGTGTTCTTTCCCGGTCAAGAAGGTTGATGGCAACCAGAGAATGAGGGGATTAAGGAATATTCGGGGAATTATTGTCAGCACGTCGGGGATGTGGGCCTCGCCAGGAACCTGCCACATACACCTGGTTACACCATAGGCTCGAAAACGAACGGCGTCGGATTTCTTAAGCGTAGTCCCCAAGGCCGTGGGATTTTACTAACTGCCTGCCAGTACCACGCAACCCAAAGAGCGAGGGTCGGATCCGTTTTTAGTGACGGGCGTCGATGAATTGAAATATTCCAAGTGCCTTGGTTACAGTAGTTTGATTGTTCTATTATTGAATTCCATGAAAACACAACACAAGATCATTGGATTTCTTCTTGCCATCATCCTGGCCATCCTGCCCCTTTCTTCGGCATTGGGCGTCCAGCATATCCTGGCCGGGGCAGACCTCGCCGGCCATGCCCACTCGGATTTCGATCTCTGTGACTGGGTGCATATTCAGACGACAGGTTCCCTGTCGTTCGATGCGAACTCTTCATGGCTTTGTCTGTTTGGATCCGGCGATGTGGTGGTCCAATCACCCTCACGTTTCAATAACCAGTCGGTTATTTCCTCCAGTCCACCTCGAGCTCCTCCTCAAGCGTAATTCCCGGAATTTCTCAATCCGTATTTCGAAAAACTGAAACTAGGCCTGAGTTCCTTCCGGGACCTTGGACAGGCGCGGATCTTCGTTCTGTCGATATCAGGATCTTGGGAGCGCCTGCTCTAGCTTCCTTCTTTATCCCGGGTCGGGGGGAGGTTTAGGCTATGAGGCAGATAGTTGACGATCCAGATAGGAGGATGACAGGTGCCGGAGCCGGCGTAAGTGAAGGCTGGTGTGAATAAAGACGATGCCGACCATTCCACAGGCAAGGGCCGGCTTCACGATAGAAAAGATGAGCAGCAATGTCAGAAAGAGAGTCATCATCATGTGTGTTCTCATGGGTTGATCTGTAGAGGCGATGGCTGAGGACATATTGATATGTTCGGCCGAATCCGGGCCTAGCTTGAGAGTGGACAAAGAGAATGATCCGGAGAAACCCTGGCCACAATACCGGGATTAAACGACCACTGATTGGTTAAAACGACCATTCGTCGGGATAGCTTCGTGGAAATAATCTATCGGGTCTATGATGGGGCGCCAATTTTCGGAAGAAAAGGAAATGGATGCCATGGAAGAGGGCCGTGTTGACTGAAGTGTCCGATTTTTCTGTCTCGTTTATCGCGCATGTCAGCGGGTACGCCGTCGGTATGATTTTGTATGCCATGTTGTTGTGGCTGGTTTTTCGGGCGTTGCAGGAATCGACCCAAAAGAATCAGAGCGAACCCTCTGCCCAATCCCCCAGATGGCTTGCATGTTGGACGGCAATTTTAGGCTTGCTGTGGAATGTTGGAGCTCTGCTGGCCTTTCTGCTTCCGAATTTACACCTGACCGCACCGCTTCCGGTGTTGTATGCGTTGGCGGTCTCCGCATTGGGATTTCTTCCCGCTGTCGTTGTTCTGGCTATGGTTGAAACGCAGCCCATGGGCCTGCCTGCCTGGATTCGTCGATCGATTTCTGCAGCGGGTTTTGGGTTGAGCGGGTGGGCATCCCTCATGCACCTGCATGCTGCTCTGAGCGGGGAATCGGGGAGCATGTCCGGAGCAGCGCTCCAGGCCATGGTCTGGGGCTTTCTCGTGCTTTTGATCTGGCTTCTTGCTGTCAGAGTGCGGGCTGAGGGGTGGGATTATATGGGGGGAATCGTGGTGCTC harbors:
- a CDS encoding MerC domain-containing protein codes for the protein MNTLEDKLARAGMTASFLCALECSLTPFAVLVLPLVVGSQPEILSLFLPETAHILDWILMGIVGCLALGSQILSIPIHRKPAPLILSGIGLMLMMYGRIWWEDGQAGETLFMISGAGVLIGAGWMNRRLHHQGCKFHTHHCSNGDKPASHRSQYVPHTRTSIGNCLSTGKNECS
- a CDS encoding zinc ribbon domain-containing protein, which encodes MPIYEYQAEYCLKSLFCPKRFSFWQNMSDPPVSECQECGAPLERVMSTFSAAADILAYGHAVANPPAGSQAPPATQQNIFGGGLGIQGCGHDCRTHHMPSPHKKGF
- a CDS encoding MerC domain-containing protein; protein product: MASLVCAIHCALTPIVLLSLPFILSHSSGEWNGILEMMLGENTEWLFLGGIGLLAGFGLLATYSVHRDKRPAFLSGIGVVVLLISRVWMDHQSPGEIALDVTGACVIAWAGLWNRRLCRCVGCHQHGP
- a CDS encoding transcriptional repressor gives rise to the protein MNAMKVSRLQKTYKEALRTAGYRFTRPRQAVLQVLQRADHPLSALEVFRRLQEEHVSIDRVTVYRSLAVLSRLGLVAQLAFVQEGQFRYEWRDGRVLSSHVRCQQCGRIESLCLPSLKRLKFLIKSKTSFLVNDQSLEFNGLCPDCQ